One window of the Oceanicaulis sp. genome contains the following:
- a CDS encoding IS110 family transposase, whose product MTLPDRYVGCDVSKLWLDVFDPAQGRACRIPNTSADAARLAASIAATGGFVVFEATGVYDQALRAALHAAGVQNARINPTTARRFAQATGRKAKTDALDAVVLADLGARLRPAPDPAPCPHRERLGRLGLRRDQLVAARKDEIIRLKATGEPILIDSLKAHIAWLDGAISAIEREIAVLIAATELNDQARLLATAPGVGPVTAQVLLALMPELGASTPKRLAALAGLAPFNHDSGQLKGKRCISGGRRRVRSALFIAAMIAARLCPDLKAFADRIQAQGKPRKLALIAVARKLLTRLNAMLRDQTAYSTA is encoded by the coding sequence ATGACTTTACCTGATCGCTACGTCGGATGCGACGTGTCCAAGCTCTGGCTGGACGTTTTCGACCCCGCCCAGGGCCGGGCGTGCCGCATCCCCAACACCTCCGCCGACGCGGCCCGGCTGGCCGCCTCGATCGCCGCCACCGGCGGCTTCGTCGTCTTCGAGGCGACGGGTGTGTATGACCAGGCTCTGCGCGCCGCGCTGCATGCGGCCGGTGTTCAGAACGCGCGCATCAACCCCACCACCGCCCGGCGCTTCGCCCAAGCCACCGGCCGCAAGGCGAAGACCGACGCGCTGGACGCGGTCGTGCTCGCAGATCTGGGCGCCCGGCTCAGGCCTGCGCCTGACCCCGCGCCGTGCCCGCACCGTGAACGGCTGGGCCGGCTCGGGCTCAGGCGCGACCAGCTGGTCGCCGCCCGCAAGGACGAGATCATCCGGCTGAAGGCGACCGGCGAGCCGATCCTGATCGACAGCTTGAAGGCGCACATCGCATGGCTGGACGGCGCGATCTCGGCCATCGAGCGCGAGATCGCCGTCCTGATCGCGGCCACCGAACTCAACGACCAGGCCCGCCTGCTCGCTACCGCGCCGGGCGTTGGGCCGGTCACTGCGCAGGTGTTGCTCGCGCTGATGCCCGAACTGGGCGCCAGCACCCCCAAGCGTCTCGCCGCGCTCGCCGGGCTGGCCCCGTTCAACCACGACTCAGGTCAGCTCAAGGGAAAGCGCTGCATCTCCGGCGGGCGGCGGCGCGTGCGATCCGCCCTGTTCATCGCCGCCATGATCGCCGCAAGGCTATGCCCGGACCTGAAAGCCTTCGCTGACCGCATCCAGGCGCAGGGAAAGCCCAGAAAACTCGCCCTCATCGCCGTCGCCAGAAAACTCCTCACCCGCCTGAACGCCATGCTTAGAGATCAAACCGCCTACAGCACCGCATAA
- a CDS encoding glutamate--cysteine ligase, producing the protein MSGTYNAGGEGPRIETKAQLIGHIAAGEKPADQWRIGTEHEKFGFTKDGHNPLPYDGDGPTVRKMLEGLVRFGWTPIEEDGKPVALKRNGGSITLEPGGQFELSGAPLETLHETCREVNGHLREVREVADEIGAGFLGLGFSPKWSLEETPLMPKARYGVMKAYMPKVGRLGHQMMFRSCTVQTNLDFVSEADMVKKMRVSLALQPVATALFANSPFKDGAPNGYMSYRAHVWTDTDPDRTGDLPFAFEEGYGYEQYVDWALDAPMYFVKRGGKFIDASGQSFRDFLNGRLPALPGEIPAMSDWEDHLSTLFPEVRLKTFLEQRGADGGPWNRLCALPAFWVGLLYDQAALDAAWDYVKDWTAEERRALRAGAATHALKTPFRGRTLQDVAKDVLAIARQGLKARARLNNHGEHEALFLDDLDEIAKTGMCPAERLLQRYYEAWGESVEPVFVEAAY; encoded by the coding sequence ATGAGCGGCACCTATAACGCCGGCGGCGAAGGCCCCCGCATCGAGACCAAAGCCCAGCTGATCGGCCATATCGCCGCCGGCGAGAAGCCCGCCGATCAATGGCGCATCGGCACCGAGCACGAGAAGTTCGGCTTCACCAAAGACGGCCATAATCCTCTGCCCTATGACGGGGACGGCCCGACGGTGAGGAAGATGCTCGAAGGGCTGGTCCGCTTCGGCTGGACGCCCATCGAGGAGGACGGCAAACCCGTCGCGCTGAAACGCAACGGCGGGTCGATCACGCTGGAGCCCGGCGGTCAGTTCGAGCTCTCCGGCGCCCCGCTGGAGACGCTGCACGAGACCTGCCGCGAGGTGAACGGGCACCTGCGCGAGGTGCGCGAGGTCGCCGACGAGATCGGCGCGGGCTTCCTGGGGCTCGGCTTCTCGCCGAAATGGTCCCTGGAAGAGACCCCGCTCATGCCCAAGGCCCGCTACGGCGTGATGAAGGCCTACATGCCGAAGGTCGGCCGGCTGGGCCATCAGATGATGTTCCGCTCCTGCACCGTGCAGACCAATCTCGACTTCGTCTCGGAAGCCGACATGGTCAAAAAGATGCGCGTCTCGCTGGCGCTGCAGCCGGTGGCCACCGCCCTTTTTGCGAATTCGCCCTTCAAGGACGGCGCGCCGAACGGGTATATGAGCTATCGCGCCCATGTCTGGACCGACACCGATCCCGATCGCACCGGCGACCTGCCCTTCGCCTTCGAAGAGGGCTACGGCTACGAACAATACGTCGACTGGGCGCTCGACGCGCCGATGTATTTCGTCAAGCGCGGCGGGAAATTCATCGACGCCAGCGGGCAGAGTTTCCGCGACTTCCTGAACGGCCGCCTGCCCGCGCTTCCCGGCGAAATCCCCGCGATGAGCGATTGGGAGGACCACCTCTCCACGCTCTTCCCCGAGGTGCGGCTGAAGACCTTCCTCGAACAGCGCGGCGCGGACGGCGGGCCGTGGAACCGGCTGTGCGCCCTGCCCGCCTTCTGGGTCGGCCTTCTTTACGACCAGGCCGCGCTCGACGCCGCCTGGGACTATGTGAAGGACTGGACCGCAGAGGAGCGCCGCGCCTTGCGCGCCGGCGCCGCCACCCACGCCCTGAAGACGCCCTTCCGCGGCCGCACCCTGCAGGACGTCGCCAAGGACGTCCTCGCCATCGCCCGCCAGGGCCTGAAAGCCCGCGCCCGCCTCAACAATCACGGAGAACACGAAGCCCTGTTCCTCGACGATCTCGACGAGATCGCGAAAACGGGGATGTGCCCGGCGGAGCGGCTGCTGCAGCGCTATTACGAAGCGTGGGGCGAAAGCGTGGAGCCGGTGTTTGTAGAAGCGGCTTATTAG
- a CDS encoding RsmE family RNA methyltransferase, whose translation MSTDPRLFLDADFSAGARLPLEKDQAHYLLTVMRRKAGDRVRVFNGRHGEWRAVIAEASRKTATLEIGEQTRAQAGTPDLALYFAPVKKARTDFIVEKATELGARSITPVMTARTIADRVRTDRLEAIAREAAEQTERLDLPAIGEPVSLTQLIKFWDPERRLVFCDEAGDEDDAPWGGQTGRARPMAEALAAFVAPPTPALPSRGGRDAESASLDRPGGGELNRSQDSSERRDAPPSPSGGEAAKADPGDRATGRTGGGRPQKWAILIGPEGGFAPEERGLLRSAAFVVPVTLGPRILRADTAVAASMSVFQAILGDW comes from the coding sequence ATGAGCACCGACCCCCGCCTTTTTCTCGACGCCGATTTCAGCGCAGGCGCGCGCCTGCCGCTGGAAAAGGACCAGGCGCACTATCTACTGACCGTGATGCGCCGGAAGGCGGGCGACCGCGTGCGCGTGTTCAACGGCCGGCACGGCGAATGGCGCGCGGTGATCGCAGAGGCCAGCCGCAAGACCGCGACGCTGGAGATCGGCGAGCAGACCCGCGCGCAGGCCGGAACGCCCGATCTCGCGCTCTATTTCGCCCCGGTGAAGAAGGCCCGAACCGACTTCATCGTGGAAAAGGCCACCGAGCTCGGCGCGCGGTCGATCACGCCGGTGATGACCGCCCGCACCATCGCCGACCGGGTGCGCACAGACCGCCTCGAAGCGATCGCGCGCGAAGCCGCCGAACAGACCGAGCGCCTCGATCTGCCCGCGATCGGCGAGCCGGTCTCGCTCACCCAGCTCATCAAATTCTGGGACCCCGAGCGCAGGCTCGTCTTCTGCGACGAGGCCGGCGACGAGGACGACGCCCCCTGGGGCGGGCAGACCGGACGCGCGAGGCCGATGGCGGAGGCTTTGGCTGCGTTCGTTGCGCCCCCCACCCCGGCCCTCCCCTCAAGGGGAGGGAGGGATGCTGAGAGCGCATCGCTTGATCGACCAGGCGGCGGGGAGCTGAACCGGTCGCAGGATAGCAGCGAGCGGCGCGACGCCCCTCCCTCCCCCTCGGGGGGTGAAGCCGCAAAGGCCGATCCGGGGGACCGGGCGACCGGTCGAACGGGTGGGGGCCGTCCGCAGAAATGGGCCATCCTCATCGGCCCCGAGGGCGGTTTCGCACCGGAAGAGCGCGGCCTGTTACGCAGCGCGGCGTTCGTCGTGCCGGTGACGCTGGGCCCGCGAATCCTCAGGGCCGACACTGCGGTGGCCGCCTCGATGAGCGTGTTTCAGGCGATCCTCGGCGACTGGTGA
- a CDS encoding NAD-dependent succinate-semialdehyde dehydrogenase, with protein MSTITVINPATGETAGEYERHDEAKVEAALETAFEAFAKLRHDDFEDRADKLRRCADILEEDKDRLARLAVTEMGKPISQAKAEIDKCAWACRYYADHGARFLADESLQAEEKGRCFIRRVPIGPVFAIMPWNFPFWQVFRFAAPNLMAGNPGLLKHSSNTPGCALAIEDVIARAGFQDGAFQSLLIGSDLSSKVIADNRVRGVTLTGSEGAGAKVAEQAGKALLPSVMELGGSDPFIVMPSADLDEAAKVGVKARVQNNGQSCIAAKRFIVHEQVYEAYREKFVEQMKALKVGDPMDEDTDVGPLVEEKAAQTLMDQVVATVDAGADTVMPPERGEGAFVRPGILEAIPKGSPGYTEELFGPVALFFSARDLDAAIGIANDHRYGLGASFWSTDRAEIEVAATRIEAGSTYVNQMVASDPRLPFGGVKKSGYGRELSHLAMEEFTNAKTIAITGV; from the coding sequence ATGAGCACGATCACCGTCATCAATCCCGCCACCGGCGAGACCGCCGGCGAGTATGAGCGCCACGACGAAGCCAAAGTCGAGGCCGCGCTCGAAACCGCCTTCGAGGCCTTCGCAAAGCTGAGGCACGACGATTTCGAGGATCGTGCGGACAAGCTCAGGCGCTGCGCGGACATCCTTGAGGAAGACAAGGATAGGCTCGCACGGCTCGCGGTCACCGAAATGGGCAAGCCGATCAGCCAGGCGAAGGCGGAGATCGACAAATGCGCCTGGGCCTGCCGGTACTACGCCGATCACGGGGCGCGCTTTCTCGCCGACGAGTCGCTTCAGGCCGAGGAGAAGGGCCGCTGCTTCATCCGGCGGGTGCCGATCGGGCCGGTCTTCGCGATCATGCCGTGGAATTTCCCGTTCTGGCAGGTCTTCCGCTTCGCCGCGCCCAATCTGATGGCGGGCAATCCCGGACTTCTCAAACACTCCTCGAACACGCCGGGCTGCGCGCTGGCGATCGAAGACGTGATCGCTCGCGCCGGCTTTCAGGACGGCGCGTTTCAGTCCCTGCTGATCGGCTCGGACCTGTCCTCGAAGGTCATCGCCGACAACCGGGTGCGCGGGGTCACGCTGACGGGTTCTGAAGGCGCTGGCGCGAAGGTCGCCGAGCAGGCGGGCAAGGCGCTGCTGCCCAGCGTGATGGAGCTGGGCGGCTCGGACCCGTTCATCGTCATGCCCAGCGCCGATCTCGACGAGGCGGCGAAGGTCGGCGTGAAGGCGCGGGTGCAGAATAACGGGCAGTCCTGCATCGCGGCCAAGCGCTTCATCGTGCACGAGCAGGTCTATGAGGCCTATCGCGAAAAATTCGTCGAACAGATGAAGGCGCTGAAGGTCGGCGATCCCATGGACGAGGACACGGACGTGGGTCCTCTGGTCGAGGAGAAGGCCGCTCAGACCCTGATGGACCAGGTCGTCGCTACGGTCGATGCGGGCGCGGACACGGTCATGCCGCCCGAGCGCGGCGAGGGCGCTTTCGTCAGGCCGGGCATTCTCGAAGCAATCCCGAAGGGCTCGCCGGGCTATACCGAGGAGCTGTTCGGCCCGGTCGCGCTGTTCTTCTCGGCCCGTGATCTCGACGCTGCGATCGGCATCGCGAACGACCATCGCTACGGGCTGGGCGCGAGCTTCTGGTCCACCGACCGGGCCGAGATCGAGGTCGCGGCCACCCGGATCGAGGCCGGCTCGACCTATGTGAACCAGATGGTCGCGTCGGACCCGCGCCTGCCCTTCGGCGGCGTGAAGAAGTCCGGCTATGGGCGCGAGCTTTCCCACCTGGCGATGGAGGAGTTCACCAACGCCAAGACCATCGCGATCACCGGCGTCTAG
- the ubiA gene encoding 4-hydroxybenzoate octaprenyltransferase produces MTREPSNLSADRRVADSETRSWVDRAPARVRPFLRLARYDRPVGFWLLALPCWFGLAASRIGTGLSGQDLWWGVLFFIGAVAMRGAGCTYNDIVDRDLDAQVARTADRPLAAGTVSARAAWGFLIAQCLVGLLVLLQLPLPAIVTGLAALVLVAAYPFMKRITWWPQAWLGLTFNWGVPVAGAAALGTPFHPVVLLTYAAAIFWTLGYDTIYACQDKEDDALVGVKSSARALGGHVRAGVAVFYTLTAVFAAIAGVWAGASLFFAFGFSLFAGHLAWQAAGFDPENGADCLARFKSNRDAGLLLTLAFVIGAY; encoded by the coding sequence ATGACACGCGAGCCGTCCAACCTGTCCGCCGACCGCCGCGTCGCGGATTCCGAAACCCGTAGCTGGGTCGATCGGGCGCCGGCGCGCGTGCGGCCGTTCCTCAGGCTTGCGCGTTACGACCGGCCCGTCGGCTTCTGGCTGCTGGCGCTGCCGTGCTGGTTCGGCCTTGCGGCGAGCCGGATCGGGACCGGGCTGTCGGGGCAGGATCTGTGGTGGGGCGTCTTGTTCTTCATCGGCGCGGTCGCCATGCGCGGGGCGGGCTGCACCTATAACGACATCGTGGACCGCGATCTCGACGCGCAGGTGGCCCGCACCGCCGACCGGCCGCTGGCGGCCGGCACGGTCAGCGCAAGGGCCGCCTGGGGCTTCCTCATCGCGCAGTGCCTGGTGGGCCTTCTGGTCCTTCTCCAGCTGCCGTTGCCTGCGATCGTCACCGGCCTCGCCGCGCTCGTGCTGGTCGCGGCCTATCCCTTCATGAAGCGCATCACCTGGTGGCCGCAGGCCTGGCTGGGGCTGACCTTCAACTGGGGCGTTCCGGTCGCCGGCGCGGCCGCGCTGGGGACGCCGTTTCACCCGGTGGTGCTGCTGACCTATGCGGCGGCGATCTTCTGGACGCTGGGCTACGACACGATCTACGCCTGCCAGGACAAGGAGGACGACGCGCTGGTCGGCGTGAAGTCCTCCGCCCGCGCGCTGGGCGGACATGTGCGCGCCGGCGTGGCGGTCTTCTATACGCTCACCGCCGTCTTCGCCGCGATCGCCGGGGTCTGGGCGGGCGCCAGCCTGTTCTTCGCCTTCGGCTTCTCGCTGTTCGCGGGTCATCTGGCCTGGCAAGCGGCAGGTTTCGATCCGGAAAACGGCGCAGATTGCCTGGCCCGCTTCAAGTCCAATCGGGACGCCGGGCTTCTCCTCACCCTCGCTTTCGTGATCGGCGCCTACTGA
- the msrB gene encoding peptide-methionine (R)-S-oxide reductase MsrB: protein MIRFDRRLFLLSGFSLAACGSGADAQDATSTAIDGDLFDHPDIVPMGEAEIDYADRPDSWWRERLTREQFRVLRQEGTERPFTSPLNEESRDGIFTCAGCALPLFSSRTKFESGTGWPSFCAPLEGAVDTKPDYRLWTPRTEYHCARCGGHQGHVFDDGPRPTGQRWCNNGVALNFVPRPSA from the coding sequence ATGATCAGGTTCGACCGCCGCCTCTTTCTTCTGTCCGGGTTCAGTCTCGCCGCCTGCGGCTCCGGCGCGGACGCCCAGGACGCGACCAGCACAGCTATCGACGGCGATCTGTTCGACCATCCCGACATCGTCCCGATGGGCGAAGCTGAGATCGATTACGCCGACCGCCCCGACAGCTGGTGGCGTGAGCGGCTGACCCGCGAACAGTTCCGCGTCCTGCGCCAGGAAGGCACAGAGCGCCCCTTCACCAGCCCGCTGAACGAGGAGAGCCGGGACGGGATCTTCACCTGCGCGGGCTGCGCCCTGCCGCTGTTCTCCTCACGCACCAAGTTTGAAAGCGGCACCGGCTGGCCCAGCTTCTGTGCGCCGCTGGAAGGGGCAGTGGACACCAAGCCGGACTACCGGCTCTGGACCCCGCGCACGGAGTATCACTGCGCCCGCTGCGGCGGCCATCAGGGTCACGTCTTCGACGACGGCCCCCGGCCCACCGGCCAGCGCTGGTGCAATAACGGCGTCGCCCTGAACTTCGTCCCGCGCCCGTCGGCCTAG
- the purL gene encoding phosphoribosylformylglycinamidine synthase subunit PurL, whose translation MTNPAQSRYADGIDEEIVLEHVTADEYEIILKELGRAPNLVELGIFSVMWSEHCSYKSSRLHLAKFPTKGERVVYGPGENAGVVDIGDGQVAVFKMESHNHPSFIEPYQGAATGVGGILRDVFTMGARPVALMNALRFGDPSHPKTRQLVSGVAAGIGGYGNCVGVPTVGGETNFDKGYNGNILVNAMAVGLANRHGIFTAAARETGFPVLYVGAKTGRDGIHGATMASAEFGEGSEEKRPTVQVGDPFTEKKLIEACLELMAEDAISSIQDMGAAGLTSSSVEMASRGGLGIELDLDHVPQREVNMTAYEMMLSESQERMLMIVKPGREHVAERVFRKWDLDVATIGQTADHGRLVLRHKGEVVCDLPLDPIGENAPKYDRPSFPAEARATIKPKDLRAPDDLGKTLLALVGSPDMASKKWIWSQYDRHVMADTVASSEDPSDAAIVRIHGTNKALAITTDCTPRYCLADPFEGGKQAVAETWRNLTAAGADPIAITDCLNFGNPERPEIMGQFVGCVEGMAEACKALSFPVVSGNVSLYNETDGRAIPPTPAVGGVGLIPDVSKRGGYGCLSEGDVVLLVGETRGELGASLYLRLVEGREDGFPPHVDLAVEKRNGDFVREEIRAGRARVVHDLSDGGLAGAVAEVAMATGVGVKLAHTGKLPVFAWLFGEDQARYLVATTAADAEQIRANAKAAGVPVEVIGIAGGSDVSVNGAHGVPVAALKQAHESWMPRLMAGEPDAVAAE comes from the coding sequence ATGACCAATCCCGCCCAGAGCCGCTACGCTGACGGTATCGATGAAGAGATCGTGCTCGAGCACGTCACCGCCGACGAGTACGAGATAATCCTCAAGGAGCTCGGCCGCGCGCCGAATCTCGTCGAACTCGGCATCTTCTCGGTGATGTGGTCCGAGCACTGCTCGTACAAATCCTCGCGGCTTCACCTGGCGAAGTTTCCCACCAAGGGCGAGCGCGTGGTCTACGGCCCCGGCGAGAACGCCGGCGTGGTCGATATCGGCGACGGCCAGGTGGCGGTCTTCAAGATGGAGAGCCACAACCACCCCAGCTTCATCGAGCCCTATCAGGGCGCGGCGACCGGCGTGGGCGGGATCTTGCGCGACGTGTTCACCATGGGCGCGCGCCCGGTGGCGCTGATGAACGCGCTCAGGTTCGGCGATCCCAGCCACCCCAAGACCCGCCAGCTCGTCTCCGGCGTGGCCGCCGGCATCGGCGGCTACGGCAATTGCGTGGGCGTGCCGACGGTCGGCGGGGAGACCAATTTCGACAAGGGCTATAACGGCAACATCCTCGTGAACGCGATGGCGGTGGGCCTTGCGAACCGCCACGGCATATTCACTGCGGCGGCGCGCGAGACCGGCTTCCCCGTTCTGTATGTCGGCGCAAAGACGGGCCGTGACGGCATTCACGGCGCCACGATGGCCAGCGCGGAGTTCGGCGAGGGCAGCGAGGAAAAGCGCCCCACCGTTCAGGTCGGCGACCCCTTCACCGAGAAAAAGCTGATCGAAGCCTGCCTCGAACTGATGGCCGAAGACGCCATCAGCTCGATCCAGGACATGGGCGCGGCGGGGCTCACTTCGTCTTCGGTGGAGATGGCGAGCCGCGGCGGTCTGGGCATCGAGCTCGACCTCGACCACGTGCCCCAGCGCGAAGTGAACATGACGGCCTATGAGATGATGCTCTCTGAATCCCAGGAGCGCATGCTGATGATCGTCAAACCCGGCCGCGAGCATGTCGCCGAGCGGGTGTTCCGCAAATGGGATCTCGACGTCGCCACGATCGGCCAGACCGCCGATCACGGCCGTCTGGTGCTGCGCCACAAGGGCGAGGTGGTCTGCGACCTGCCGCTCGATCCGATCGGGGAGAACGCGCCGAAATACGACCGGCCGAGCTTCCCCGCCGAAGCCCGCGCGACCATCAAGCCGAAGGACCTGCGCGCGCCGGACGATCTTGGAAAGACCCTGCTCGCGCTCGTCGGCTCGCCCGACATGGCGTCGAAGAAATGGATCTGGAGCCAGTACGACCGCCATGTCATGGCCGACACGGTCGCAAGCTCTGAAGACCCCTCCGACGCCGCCATCGTGCGCATCCACGGCACCAACAAGGCGCTGGCGATCACCACCGACTGCACGCCGCGCTACTGCCTGGCCGACCCGTTCGAGGGCGGCAAGCAGGCCGTCGCGGAGACCTGGCGGAACCTGACCGCGGCGGGCGCGGACCCGATCGCGATCACCGACTGCCTGAATTTCGGCAATCCCGAACGCCCCGAAATCATGGGCCAGTTCGTGGGCTGCGTGGAGGGCATGGCTGAGGCCTGCAAGGCGCTCTCCTTCCCCGTCGTGTCCGGCAACGTCTCGCTTTATAACGAGACCGACGGCCGGGCCATTCCGCCCACCCCCGCGGTCGGCGGCGTGGGGCTCATTCCTGACGTTTCGAAGCGCGGCGGATACGGCTGCCTCAGCGAAGGCGACGTGGTGCTGCTGGTCGGTGAAACGCGCGGCGAGCTGGGCGCTTCTCTCTATCTGCGCCTCGTCGAGGGCCGCGAAGACGGCTTCCCGCCGCATGTCGACCTCGCGGTGGAAAAGCGCAACGGCGACTTCGTGCGCGAGGAAATCCGCGCCGGCCGCGCGCGGGTCGTCCACGACCTCTCAGACGGCGGCCTCGCCGGCGCGGTGGCCGAGGTGGCCATGGCGACAGGCGTCGGCGTGAAGCTCGCCCATACCGGCAAGCTGCCCGTCTTCGCCTGGCTCTTCGGCGAGGATCAGGCGCGCTATCTGGTCGCCACCACGGCGGCCGACGCCGAGCAGATCCGCGCCAACGCCAAAGCCGCCGGCGTGCCGGTCGAGGTGATCGGGATCGCAGGCGGCTCGGACGTCAGCGTGAACGGCGCGCACGGCGTGCCGGTCGCTGCGCTGAAACAGGCCCATGAAAGCTGGATGCCGCGCCTGATGGCCGGCGAGCCGGACGCGGTCGCGGCGGAATAG
- the purQ gene encoding phosphoribosylformylglycinamidine synthase subunit PurQ produces the protein MKTAVIVYPGSNCDRDAATAIERVTGTAPAMVWHGEPSLPEGLDFIMVPGGFSYGDYLRSGAIAARSPITADLVKKAEAGVPILGVCNGFQILTETGLLPGTLMRNAGLRFVCERVPLKVETSNTAFTRGYESGQTLNIPVAHHDGNFFADDETLNRIEADGQVAFRYGVNPNGSARDIAGVTNEKGNVLGMMPHPERAVDPTHGGTDGLALFESILGKVHA, from the coding sequence ATGAAAACAGCCGTCATCGTCTATCCCGGCTCGAACTGCGACCGCGACGCGGCCACGGCGATCGAGCGCGTCACCGGAACCGCCCCGGCCATGGTCTGGCACGGCGAGCCGAGCCTGCCTGAAGGCCTTGATTTCATCATGGTCCCCGGCGGGTTCTCCTATGGCGATTATCTGCGCTCCGGCGCGATCGCCGCACGCTCGCCGATCACTGCGGACCTGGTCAAGAAGGCCGAGGCCGGCGTGCCGATCCTGGGGGTCTGCAACGGCTTTCAGATCCTGACCGAGACGGGTCTTCTGCCCGGCACGCTGATGCGCAACGCAGGCCTGCGCTTCGTCTGCGAGCGCGTGCCTTTGAAGGTCGAAACCTCGAACACGGCGTTCACGCGCGGCTATGAGAGCGGCCAGACGCTCAACATTCCCGTCGCCCATCATGACGGCAATTTCTTCGCCGACGACGAGACGCTGAACCGCATCGAAGCCGACGGTCAGGTCGCCTTCCGCTACGGCGTGAACCCGAACGGCTCGGCCCGCGACATCGCCGGGGTGACCAACGAAAAGGGCAACGTGCTCGGCATGATGCCCCACCCCGAGCGCGCGGTGGATCCCACCCATGGCGGGACTGACGGGCTGGCGCTGTTTGAGAGCATTCTGGGGAAGGTGCACGCATGA
- a CDS encoding type II toxin-antitoxin system RelE/ParE family toxin codes for MARRIEYSEAAFADLAELTRYGALEFGVAASRAFAAQIKSTVRTLSDFPFAGEATPGETFRTFVVRSHRIFYRAEDDRLLVLRILHARQLPPGLV; via the coding sequence ATGGCGCGCCGGATTGAATACAGCGAAGCGGCGTTCGCCGACCTCGCCGAACTCACCCGCTACGGCGCGTTGGAATTCGGCGTCGCGGCCTCAAGAGCCTTCGCCGCACAAATCAAGTCCACCGTCAGGACTCTGTCTGACTTTCCTTTTGCTGGCGAGGCGACGCCGGGCGAGACGTTCCGTACCTTTGTCGTGCGCTCACACCGCATTTTCTACCGCGCCGAAGACGACCGGCTCCTCGTCCTGCGTATCCTGCACGCGCGCCAGCTTCCGCCCGGCCTGGTCTGA
- a CDS encoding type II toxin-antitoxin system ParD family antitoxin, which yields MATMNVSLPDALKKHVEERVASGEYASASDFVRDLVRKDIETKKKWDEYRRLIQEGIDSPVSDATFDEIVEAALTRASADGAPD from the coding sequence ATGGCCACGATGAACGTCTCCCTGCCCGACGCCCTGAAAAAGCATGTCGAGGAACGCGTCGCCTCGGGCGAATACGCCAGCGCCAGCGACTTCGTCCGCGATCTCGTCCGCAAGGACATCGAGACGAAGAAGAAATGGGACGAGTACCGCCGCCTGATCCAGGAAGGCATCGACAGCCCGGTCAGCGACGCGACCTTCGACGAAATTGTGGAAGCCGCCCTAACGCGAGCAAGCGCTGATGGCGCGCCGGATTGA
- the purS gene encoding phosphoribosylformylglycinamidine synthase subunit PurS, whose translation MKARVHVYLKPGVLDPQGQAVATSLNHLGFEEVSAARQGKFIELDLDTADAEEAHQRVTEMCQKLLANPVIENFDIELSA comes from the coding sequence ATGAAAGCGCGCGTTCACGTCTATCTCAAACCCGGCGTCCTCGACCCCCAGGGTCAGGCCGTCGCGACCTCGCTGAACCATCTCGGCTTTGAAGAGGTCAGCGCCGCCCGCCAAGGCAAGTTCATCGAGCTCGACCTCGACACGGCCGACGCCGAGGAAGCCCATCAGCGCGTCACCGAGATGTGCCAGAAGCTGCTCGCCAATCCGGTGATCGAGAACTTCGACATCGAGCTGAGCGCGTAA